The Miscanthus floridulus cultivar M001 chromosome 7, ASM1932011v1, whole genome shotgun sequence genome includes a region encoding these proteins:
- the LOC136464233 gene encoding trihelix transcription factor GT-3b-like → MQSQQLHGSEPVGAAGRKKQKRSADPSGREEPDDDGGGGDETPRRSRNTKAAQTSTTTSAIRGLLRDFFEQQLRLDVQRQEMMARQAQERLFFEEQWRQSMRRIEQERLILEQTWEEREEQRRMREEDRAERRDALLTSLLTRLLQGDL, encoded by the coding sequence ATGCAGAGCCAGCAGCTCCATGGGTCTGAACCGGTCGGAGCAGCCGGTAGAAAGAAGCAGAAAAGATCGGCCGATCCGTCGGGACGCGAGGAACCtgacgacgacggcggtggcggcgacgagACGCCTCGACGAAGCAGAAACACGAAGGCCGCGCAGACGTCGACGACGACGTCCGCCATTCGTGGGCTGCTGCGTGATTTCTTCGAGCAGCAGCTCCGCCTGGACGTGCAGCGTCAGGAGATGATGGCGAGGCAGGCGCAGGAGCGGCTGTTCTTCGAAGAGCAATGGCGGCAATCGATGCGGAGGATAGAGCAGGAGAGACTGATACTGGAGCAGACATGGGAGGAGCGCGAGGAGCAGAGGAGGATGAGGGAAGAGGACAGGGCTGAGAGAAGGGATGCGCTTCTGACTAGCTTGCTGACCAGGCTCTTGCAAGGAGATCTCTAG